A genomic region of Oncorhynchus mykiss isolate Arlee chromosome 2, USDA_OmykA_1.1, whole genome shotgun sequence contains the following coding sequences:
- the LOC110498298 gene encoding protein C12orf4 homolog isoform X5: protein MNTVVLLHPQNTNVQTTLEHARPEEPSWDEDFADVYHELIHSPASDTLLNLEHNYFVSVSELISERDMELKKLQERQATEMDKVMQELGKTMTDQDVNAVASQHFDAQQVLENKWANELKQVTHIQKQEYQEWVIKLHQDMQNPNNSTINEEIKVQPSQLTEESEPGVRLYEEQRQLEESFTIHLGAQLKTMHNLRLVRADVLDFCKHRRHGSRGTKLRRLQTALSLYSSSLCGLVLLVDNRVNSYSGIKRDFATVSKECTDFHFPRLEEQLEVVQQVMLYARSQTSKHKDQPEVPRNGSSCEDKNQNVEKNSSNILPGEFYISRHSNLSEVHIVFHLCVDDNVRSGNITAREPAIMGLRNILKVCCTHDVTNITIPLLLVHDMSEEMTIPWCLRRAELVFKCVKGFMMEMASWDGGISRTVQFLVPQEVKHTLELELLLVPAIQHPTIVPLYSVSQRHSWSCVLSKYTSECTQCTYIQFTITKKDSRKLNIKHM from the exons ATGAACACGGTCGTCCTTTTACATCCACAAAATACGAATGTACAG ACTACACTGGAACATGCTCGTCCTGAGGAGCCCAGCTGGGATGAGGACTTTGCAGATGTTTACCACGAGCTCATCCACTCCCCGGCCTCTGACACTCTGCTCAACCTGGAACACAACTACTTTGTCAGTGTCTCAGAGCTCATCAGTGAGCGAGACATGGAGCTGAAGAAGTTACAAGAGAG GCAGGCAACAGAGATGGACAAAGTCATGCAAGAACTGGGAAAGACCATGACTGACCAGGATGTAAATGCAGTTGCATCTCAACACTTCGATGCCCAGCAG GTGCTGGAGAACAAGTGGGCCAATGAACTGAAACAGGTGACTCATATTCAGAAGCAGGAGTATCAGGAGTGGGTGATCAAACTGCACCAGGACATGCAGAACCCCAATAACAGCACTattaa TGAGGAGATCAAGGTGCAGCCGAGCCAGCTGACAGAGGAGTCTGAGCCTGGGGTCAGGCTGTATGAGGAGCAGCGACAGCTGGAGGAGAGCTTCACCATCCACTTAG GTGCACAGCTGAAGACAATGCACAACCTGCGACTGGTGCGGGCGGACGTACTGGACTTCTGTAAGCACCGTCGCCATGGCAGCAGAGGGACCAAGCTGAGGCGGCTGCAGactgctctgtctctctactcctcGTCCCTGTGTGGCCTGGTATTGCTGGTGGACAACAGGGTCAACTCCTACAGTGGCATcaagagag ACTTTGCCACAGTATCTAAAGAGTGTACAGACTTCCACTTCCCTCGGCTGGAGGAGCAGCTGGAGGTTGTCCAGCAAGTGATGCTTTATGCCCGGTCTCAGACCAGCAAGCACAAAGACCAGCCTG AGGTTCCTAGGAATGGAAGTAGTTGTGAAGATAAgaaccaaaatgtggaaaagaatTCTTCCAATATCTTACCAG GTGAATTCTACATCTCCCGCCACTCCAACCTGTCTGAGGTCCACATAGTGTTCCACCTGTGTGTGGATGACAATGTCCGCTCAGGTAACATTACGGCCCGGGAACCTGCCATCATGGGCCTGCGCAACATCCTCAAGGTCTGCTGCACGCATGATGTCACCAACATCACCATCCCTCTGCTACTGGTCCACGACATgtcagag GAGATGACTATCCCATGGTGCCTGAGGCGGGCTGAGCTGGTCTTCAAATGTGTCAAAG GTTTCATGATGGAGATGGCATCGTGGGATGGGGGGATCTCACGGACAGTCCAGTTTCTAGTTCCACAG GAAGTTAAACACACTTTGGAGTTGGAGCTATTGCTTGTCCCAGCCATTCAGCATCCAACAATAGTACCCCTGTACAGTGTCTCACAAAGGCACAGCTGGTCTTGTGTACTCTCCAAATACACTTCGGAGTGTACACAGTGTACCTACATTCAATTTACCATTACAAAAAAAGATTCCCGGAAGCTCAACATAAAACATATGTAA
- the LOC110498298 gene encoding protein C12orf4 homolog isoform X2 codes for MYRAGRNDCVLKVPLQFPVQENVSDLHGRLMLLHKIPCFVENELRSTLSMFIESETIQDYDREAELALQRLTTGEVDINQLTNTWAKTYSETTLEHARPEEPSWDEDFADVYHELIHSPASDTLLNLEHNYFVSVSELISERDMELKKLQERQATEMDKVMQELGKTMTDQDVNAVASQHFDAQQVLENKWANELKQVTHIQKQEYQEWVIKLHQDMQNPNNSTINEEIKVQPSQLTEESEPGVRLYEEQRQLEESFTIHLGAQLKTMHNLRLVRADVLDFCKHRRHGSRGTKLRRLQTALSLYSSSLCGLVLLVDNRVNSYSGIKRDFATVSKECTDFHFPRLEEQLEVVQQVMLYARSQTSKHKDQPEVPRNGSSCEDKNQNVEKNSSNILPGEFYISRHSNLSEVHIVFHLCVDDNVRSGNITAREPAIMGLRNILKVCCTHDVTNITIPLLLVHDMSEEMTIPWCLRRAELVFKCVKGFMMEMASWDGGISRTVQFLVPQEVKHTLELELLLVPAIQHPTIVPLYSVSQRHSWSCVLSKYTSECTQCTYIQFTITKKDSRKLNIKHM; via the exons ATGTACAG GGCAGGGAGGAATGACTGTGTCCTCAAAGTACCTCTGCAATTCCCTGTCCAAGAAAATGTCAGTGACCTTCATGGACGACTTATGCTGCTGCACAAAATACCTTGCTTTGTTGAGAATG AACTGAGGAGCACACTGTCCATGTTTATTGAGAGCGAAACCATCCAGGACTATGACAGAGAAGCAGAGTTGGCCCTACAGAGACTGACAACAGGAGAGGTGGACATCAACCAGCTTACAAACACATGGGCCAAGACCTACTCAGAG ACTACACTGGAACATGCTCGTCCTGAGGAGCCCAGCTGGGATGAGGACTTTGCAGATGTTTACCACGAGCTCATCCACTCCCCGGCCTCTGACACTCTGCTCAACCTGGAACACAACTACTTTGTCAGTGTCTCAGAGCTCATCAGTGAGCGAGACATGGAGCTGAAGAAGTTACAAGAGAG GCAGGCAACAGAGATGGACAAAGTCATGCAAGAACTGGGAAAGACCATGACTGACCAGGATGTAAATGCAGTTGCATCTCAACACTTCGATGCCCAGCAG GTGCTGGAGAACAAGTGGGCCAATGAACTGAAACAGGTGACTCATATTCAGAAGCAGGAGTATCAGGAGTGGGTGATCAAACTGCACCAGGACATGCAGAACCCCAATAACAGCACTattaa TGAGGAGATCAAGGTGCAGCCGAGCCAGCTGACAGAGGAGTCTGAGCCTGGGGTCAGGCTGTATGAGGAGCAGCGACAGCTGGAGGAGAGCTTCACCATCCACTTAG GTGCACAGCTGAAGACAATGCACAACCTGCGACTGGTGCGGGCGGACGTACTGGACTTCTGTAAGCACCGTCGCCATGGCAGCAGAGGGACCAAGCTGAGGCGGCTGCAGactgctctgtctctctactcctcGTCCCTGTGTGGCCTGGTATTGCTGGTGGACAACAGGGTCAACTCCTACAGTGGCATcaagagag ACTTTGCCACAGTATCTAAAGAGTGTACAGACTTCCACTTCCCTCGGCTGGAGGAGCAGCTGGAGGTTGTCCAGCAAGTGATGCTTTATGCCCGGTCTCAGACCAGCAAGCACAAAGACCAGCCTG AGGTTCCTAGGAATGGAAGTAGTTGTGAAGATAAgaaccaaaatgtggaaaagaatTCTTCCAATATCTTACCAG GTGAATTCTACATCTCCCGCCACTCCAACCTGTCTGAGGTCCACATAGTGTTCCACCTGTGTGTGGATGACAATGTCCGCTCAGGTAACATTACGGCCCGGGAACCTGCCATCATGGGCCTGCGCAACATCCTCAAGGTCTGCTGCACGCATGATGTCACCAACATCACCATCCCTCTGCTACTGGTCCACGACATgtcagag GAGATGACTATCCCATGGTGCCTGAGGCGGGCTGAGCTGGTCTTCAAATGTGTCAAAG GTTTCATGATGGAGATGGCATCGTGGGATGGGGGGATCTCACGGACAGTCCAGTTTCTAGTTCCACAG GAAGTTAAACACACTTTGGAGTTGGAGCTATTGCTTGTCCCAGCCATTCAGCATCCAACAATAGTACCCCTGTACAGTGTCTCACAAAGGCACAGCTGGTCTTGTGTACTCTCCAAATACACTTCGGAGTGTACACAGTGTACCTACATTCAATTTACCATTACAAAAAAAGATTCCCGGAAGCTCAACATAAAACATATGTAA
- the LOC110498298 gene encoding protein C12orf4 homolog isoform X3, with protein MTVSSKYLCNSLSKKMSVTFMDDLCCCTKYLALLRMSETIQDYDREAELALQRLTTGEVDINQLTNTWAKTYSETTLEHARPEEPSWDEDFADVYHELIHSPASDTLLNLEHNYFVSVSELISERDMELKKLQERQATEMDKVMQELGKTMTDQDVNAVASQHFDAQQVLENKWANELKQVTHIQKQEYQEWVIKLHQDMQNPNNSTINEEIKVQPSQLTEESEPGVRLYEEQRQLEESFTIHLGAQLKTMHNLRLVRADVLDFCKHRRHGSRGTKLRRLQTALSLYSSSLCGLVLLVDNRVNSYSGIKRDFATVSKECTDFHFPRLEEQLEVVQQVMLYARSQTSKHKDQPEVPRNGSSCEDKNQNVEKNSSNILPGEFYISRHSNLSEVHIVFHLCVDDNVRSGNITAREPAIMGLRNILKVCCTHDVTNITIPLLLVHDMSEEMTIPWCLRRAELVFKCVKGFMMEMASWDGGISRTVQFLVPQEVKHTLELELLLVPAIQHPTIVPLYSVSQRHSWSCVLSKYTSECTQCTYIQFTITKKDSRKLNIKHM; from the exons ATGACTGTGTCCTCAAAGTACCTCTGCAATTCCCTGTCCAAGAAAATGTCAGTGACCTTCATGGACGACTTATGCTGCTGCACAAAATACCTTGCTTTGTTGAGAATG AGCGAAACCATCCAGGACTATGACAGAGAAGCAGAGTTGGCCCTACAGAGACTGACAACAGGAGAGGTGGACATCAACCAGCTTACAAACACATGGGCCAAGACCTACTCAGAG ACTACACTGGAACATGCTCGTCCTGAGGAGCCCAGCTGGGATGAGGACTTTGCAGATGTTTACCACGAGCTCATCCACTCCCCGGCCTCTGACACTCTGCTCAACCTGGAACACAACTACTTTGTCAGTGTCTCAGAGCTCATCAGTGAGCGAGACATGGAGCTGAAGAAGTTACAAGAGAG GCAGGCAACAGAGATGGACAAAGTCATGCAAGAACTGGGAAAGACCATGACTGACCAGGATGTAAATGCAGTTGCATCTCAACACTTCGATGCCCAGCAG GTGCTGGAGAACAAGTGGGCCAATGAACTGAAACAGGTGACTCATATTCAGAAGCAGGAGTATCAGGAGTGGGTGATCAAACTGCACCAGGACATGCAGAACCCCAATAACAGCACTattaa TGAGGAGATCAAGGTGCAGCCGAGCCAGCTGACAGAGGAGTCTGAGCCTGGGGTCAGGCTGTATGAGGAGCAGCGACAGCTGGAGGAGAGCTTCACCATCCACTTAG GTGCACAGCTGAAGACAATGCACAACCTGCGACTGGTGCGGGCGGACGTACTGGACTTCTGTAAGCACCGTCGCCATGGCAGCAGAGGGACCAAGCTGAGGCGGCTGCAGactgctctgtctctctactcctcGTCCCTGTGTGGCCTGGTATTGCTGGTGGACAACAGGGTCAACTCCTACAGTGGCATcaagagag ACTTTGCCACAGTATCTAAAGAGTGTACAGACTTCCACTTCCCTCGGCTGGAGGAGCAGCTGGAGGTTGTCCAGCAAGTGATGCTTTATGCCCGGTCTCAGACCAGCAAGCACAAAGACCAGCCTG AGGTTCCTAGGAATGGAAGTAGTTGTGAAGATAAgaaccaaaatgtggaaaagaatTCTTCCAATATCTTACCAG GTGAATTCTACATCTCCCGCCACTCCAACCTGTCTGAGGTCCACATAGTGTTCCACCTGTGTGTGGATGACAATGTCCGCTCAGGTAACATTACGGCCCGGGAACCTGCCATCATGGGCCTGCGCAACATCCTCAAGGTCTGCTGCACGCATGATGTCACCAACATCACCATCCCTCTGCTACTGGTCCACGACATgtcagag GAGATGACTATCCCATGGTGCCTGAGGCGGGCTGAGCTGGTCTTCAAATGTGTCAAAG GTTTCATGATGGAGATGGCATCGTGGGATGGGGGGATCTCACGGACAGTCCAGTTTCTAGTTCCACAG GAAGTTAAACACACTTTGGAGTTGGAGCTATTGCTTGTCCCAGCCATTCAGCATCCAACAATAGTACCCCTGTACAGTGTCTCACAAAGGCACAGCTGGTCTTGTGTACTCTCCAAATACACTTCGGAGTGTACACAGTGTACCTACATTCAATTTACCATTACAAAAAAAGATTCCCGGAAGCTCAACATAAAACATATGTAA
- the LOC110498298 gene encoding protein C12orf4 homolog isoform X1, which yields MKKNKGKVNTTEKEFVFGFRAGRNDCVLKVPLQFPVQENVSDLHGRLMLLHKIPCFVENELRSTLSMFIESETIQDYDREAELALQRLTTGEVDINQLTNTWAKTYSETTLEHARPEEPSWDEDFADVYHELIHSPASDTLLNLEHNYFVSVSELISERDMELKKLQERQATEMDKVMQELGKTMTDQDVNAVASQHFDAQQVLENKWANELKQVTHIQKQEYQEWVIKLHQDMQNPNNSTINEEIKVQPSQLTEESEPGVRLYEEQRQLEESFTIHLGAQLKTMHNLRLVRADVLDFCKHRRHGSRGTKLRRLQTALSLYSSSLCGLVLLVDNRVNSYSGIKRDFATVSKECTDFHFPRLEEQLEVVQQVMLYARSQTSKHKDQPEVPRNGSSCEDKNQNVEKNSSNILPGEFYISRHSNLSEVHIVFHLCVDDNVRSGNITAREPAIMGLRNILKVCCTHDVTNITIPLLLVHDMSEEMTIPWCLRRAELVFKCVKGFMMEMASWDGGISRTVQFLVPQEVKHTLELELLLVPAIQHPTIVPLYSVSQRHSWSCVLSKYTSECTQCTYIQFTITKKDSRKLNIKHM from the exons atgaagaaaaacaaGGGAAAGGTGAACACCACTGAGAAGGAGTTTGTGTTTGGGTTCAGGGCAGGGAGGAATGACTGTGTCCTCAAAGTACCTCTGCAATTCCCTGTCCAAGAAAATGTCAGTGACCTTCATGGACGACTTATGCTGCTGCACAAAATACCTTGCTTTGTTGAGAATG AACTGAGGAGCACACTGTCCATGTTTATTGAGAGCGAAACCATCCAGGACTATGACAGAGAAGCAGAGTTGGCCCTACAGAGACTGACAACAGGAGAGGTGGACATCAACCAGCTTACAAACACATGGGCCAAGACCTACTCAGAG ACTACACTGGAACATGCTCGTCCTGAGGAGCCCAGCTGGGATGAGGACTTTGCAGATGTTTACCACGAGCTCATCCACTCCCCGGCCTCTGACACTCTGCTCAACCTGGAACACAACTACTTTGTCAGTGTCTCAGAGCTCATCAGTGAGCGAGACATGGAGCTGAAGAAGTTACAAGAGAG GCAGGCAACAGAGATGGACAAAGTCATGCAAGAACTGGGAAAGACCATGACTGACCAGGATGTAAATGCAGTTGCATCTCAACACTTCGATGCCCAGCAG GTGCTGGAGAACAAGTGGGCCAATGAACTGAAACAGGTGACTCATATTCAGAAGCAGGAGTATCAGGAGTGGGTGATCAAACTGCACCAGGACATGCAGAACCCCAATAACAGCACTattaa TGAGGAGATCAAGGTGCAGCCGAGCCAGCTGACAGAGGAGTCTGAGCCTGGGGTCAGGCTGTATGAGGAGCAGCGACAGCTGGAGGAGAGCTTCACCATCCACTTAG GTGCACAGCTGAAGACAATGCACAACCTGCGACTGGTGCGGGCGGACGTACTGGACTTCTGTAAGCACCGTCGCCATGGCAGCAGAGGGACCAAGCTGAGGCGGCTGCAGactgctctgtctctctactcctcGTCCCTGTGTGGCCTGGTATTGCTGGTGGACAACAGGGTCAACTCCTACAGTGGCATcaagagag ACTTTGCCACAGTATCTAAAGAGTGTACAGACTTCCACTTCCCTCGGCTGGAGGAGCAGCTGGAGGTTGTCCAGCAAGTGATGCTTTATGCCCGGTCTCAGACCAGCAAGCACAAAGACCAGCCTG AGGTTCCTAGGAATGGAAGTAGTTGTGAAGATAAgaaccaaaatgtggaaaagaatTCTTCCAATATCTTACCAG GTGAATTCTACATCTCCCGCCACTCCAACCTGTCTGAGGTCCACATAGTGTTCCACCTGTGTGTGGATGACAATGTCCGCTCAGGTAACATTACGGCCCGGGAACCTGCCATCATGGGCCTGCGCAACATCCTCAAGGTCTGCTGCACGCATGATGTCACCAACATCACCATCCCTCTGCTACTGGTCCACGACATgtcagag GAGATGACTATCCCATGGTGCCTGAGGCGGGCTGAGCTGGTCTTCAAATGTGTCAAAG GTTTCATGATGGAGATGGCATCGTGGGATGGGGGGATCTCACGGACAGTCCAGTTTCTAGTTCCACAG GAAGTTAAACACACTTTGGAGTTGGAGCTATTGCTTGTCCCAGCCATTCAGCATCCAACAATAGTACCCCTGTACAGTGTCTCACAAAGGCACAGCTGGTCTTGTGTACTCTCCAAATACACTTCGGAGTGTACACAGTGTACCTACATTCAATTTACCATTACAAAAAAAGATTCCCGGAAGCTCAACATAAAACATATGTAA
- the LOC110498298 gene encoding protein C12orf4 homolog isoform X4 — protein MKKNKGKVNTTEKEFVFGFRAGRNDCVLKVPLQFPVQENVSDLHGRLMLLHKIPCFVENELRSTLSMFIESETIQDYDREAELALQRLTTGEVDINQLTNTWAKTYSETTLEHARPEEPSWDEDFADVYHELIHSPASDTLLNLEHNYFVSVSELISERDMELKKLQERQATEMDKVMQELGKTMTDQDVNAVASQHFDAQQVLENKWANELKQVTHIQKQEYQEWVIKLHQDMQNPNNSTINEEIKVQPSQLTEESEPGVRLYEEQRQLEESFTIHLGAQLKTMHNLRLVRADVLDFCKHRRHGSRGTKLRRLQTALSLYSSSLCGLVLLVDNRVNSYSGIKRDFATVSKECTDFHFPRLEEQLEVVQQVMLYARSQTSKHKDQPEVPRNGSSCEDKNQNVEKNSSNILPGEFYISRHSNLSEVHIVFHLCVDDNVRSGNITAREPAIMGLRNILKVCCTHDVTNITIPLLLVHDMSEEMTIPWCLRRAELVFKCVKGFMMEMASWDGGISRTVQFLVPQSISEEMFYQLSNMLPQIFRVSSTLTLTSKR, from the exons atgaagaaaaacaaGGGAAAGGTGAACACCACTGAGAAGGAGTTTGTGTTTGGGTTCAGGGCAGGGAGGAATGACTGTGTCCTCAAAGTACCTCTGCAATTCCCTGTCCAAGAAAATGTCAGTGACCTTCATGGACGACTTATGCTGCTGCACAAAATACCTTGCTTTGTTGAGAATG AACTGAGGAGCACACTGTCCATGTTTATTGAGAGCGAAACCATCCAGGACTATGACAGAGAAGCAGAGTTGGCCCTACAGAGACTGACAACAGGAGAGGTGGACATCAACCAGCTTACAAACACATGGGCCAAGACCTACTCAGAG ACTACACTGGAACATGCTCGTCCTGAGGAGCCCAGCTGGGATGAGGACTTTGCAGATGTTTACCACGAGCTCATCCACTCCCCGGCCTCTGACACTCTGCTCAACCTGGAACACAACTACTTTGTCAGTGTCTCAGAGCTCATCAGTGAGCGAGACATGGAGCTGAAGAAGTTACAAGAGAG GCAGGCAACAGAGATGGACAAAGTCATGCAAGAACTGGGAAAGACCATGACTGACCAGGATGTAAATGCAGTTGCATCTCAACACTTCGATGCCCAGCAG GTGCTGGAGAACAAGTGGGCCAATGAACTGAAACAGGTGACTCATATTCAGAAGCAGGAGTATCAGGAGTGGGTGATCAAACTGCACCAGGACATGCAGAACCCCAATAACAGCACTattaa TGAGGAGATCAAGGTGCAGCCGAGCCAGCTGACAGAGGAGTCTGAGCCTGGGGTCAGGCTGTATGAGGAGCAGCGACAGCTGGAGGAGAGCTTCACCATCCACTTAG GTGCACAGCTGAAGACAATGCACAACCTGCGACTGGTGCGGGCGGACGTACTGGACTTCTGTAAGCACCGTCGCCATGGCAGCAGAGGGACCAAGCTGAGGCGGCTGCAGactgctctgtctctctactcctcGTCCCTGTGTGGCCTGGTATTGCTGGTGGACAACAGGGTCAACTCCTACAGTGGCATcaagagag ACTTTGCCACAGTATCTAAAGAGTGTACAGACTTCCACTTCCCTCGGCTGGAGGAGCAGCTGGAGGTTGTCCAGCAAGTGATGCTTTATGCCCGGTCTCAGACCAGCAAGCACAAAGACCAGCCTG AGGTTCCTAGGAATGGAAGTAGTTGTGAAGATAAgaaccaaaatgtggaaaagaatTCTTCCAATATCTTACCAG GTGAATTCTACATCTCCCGCCACTCCAACCTGTCTGAGGTCCACATAGTGTTCCACCTGTGTGTGGATGACAATGTCCGCTCAGGTAACATTACGGCCCGGGAACCTGCCATCATGGGCCTGCGCAACATCCTCAAGGTCTGCTGCACGCATGATGTCACCAACATCACCATCCCTCTGCTACTGGTCCACGACATgtcagag GAGATGACTATCCCATGGTGCCTGAGGCGGGCTGAGCTGGTCTTCAAATGTGTCAAAG GTTTCATGATGGAGATGGCATCGTGGGATGGGGGGATCTCACGGACAGTCCAGTTTCTAGTTCCACAG AGTATCTCTGAGGAGATGTTCTACCAGTTGAGCAACATGCTGCCTCAGATCTTCCGTGTCTCGTCCACCCTCACACTCACCTCCAAACGCTGA